In Massilistercora timonensis, the following are encoded in one genomic region:
- a CDS encoding YegS/Rv2252/BmrU family lipid kinase, with protein sequence MKRMLFIYNPHAGKELIKPKLSDIIDIFVKSGYEVVAYPTQSYRDAYKKVKKFESGSFDLVVCSGGDGTIDEVVTGMMRRKDRVPVGYIPTGTTNDFANSLHIPKGLLSAADNAVNGTPFPCDVGHFNDDIFVYIAAFGLFTDVSYETKQGMKNVLGHLAYVLEGTKRLFNVPSYRIRVTHDGETLEDEFIFGMVTNSRSVGGFRNMIGKKVVFDDGLFEVTLIKTPKNPIALQEIMAALLIEQVDTKHMYSFRTGKVTFESLEEIPWTLDGEFGGNHDVVTVENLKKELQIMVPTEYVAQLTAEPEQFETEAEADE encoded by the coding sequence ATGAAACGGATGCTGTTTATCTACAATCCCCATGCGGGAAAGGAACTGATCAAGCCAAAGCTGTCGGATATCATTGACATTTTCGTAAAATCCGGATACGAAGTGGTGGCCTATCCCACCCAGTCTTACCGGGACGCCTACAAGAAAGTGAAGAAGTTTGAGTCCGGCTCCTTTGACCTGGTGGTGTGCAGCGGCGGCGACGGCACCATCGACGAGGTGGTGACCGGGATGATGCGGCGGAAAGACCGGGTGCCGGTGGGCTATATCCCCACAGGGACCACCAATGATTTCGCCAACAGCCTTCATATCCCAAAAGGACTTCTGAGCGCGGCGGACAACGCGGTGAACGGGACGCCTTTCCCCTGCGATGTAGGACATTTTAACGACGATATCTTCGTCTATATTGCTGCATTTGGCCTTTTCACCGACGTCTCCTATGAGACCAAGCAGGGGATGAAAAATGTGCTGGGCCATCTGGCCTACGTGCTGGAGGGAACCAAGCGGCTGTTCAACGTGCCCTCTTACCGGATCCGGGTGACTCATGACGGGGAGACGCTGGAAGACGAGTTTATCTTCGGCATGGTGACCAATTCCCGGTCTGTGGGCGGATTCCGCAATATGATCGGCAAGAAGGTAGTGTTCGACGACGGCCTTTTTGAAGTGACGCTCATCAAGACGCCCAAGAATCCCATCGCCCTGCAGGAGATCATGGCGGCGCTTTTGATCGAACAGGTGGATACCAAGCACATGTATTCCTTCCGCACCGGCAAGGTGACCTTCGAGTCCCTGGAAGAGATTCCCTGGACCCTGGACGGGGAATTTGGCGGGAACCACGATGTGGTCACCGTAGAAAATCTGAAAAAAGAGCTCCAGATCATGGTGCCCACCGAATATGTGGCCCAGCTGACGGCAGAGCCGGAGCAGTTTGAGACGGAAGCTGAGGCAGACGAATAA
- a CDS encoding HPr family phosphocarrier protein, protein MIKKPVTIRTNMDMASRPIAHLVQEASQYKSSVYIEMENTKINAKSMMGMMSLPLLKGTSLTVVAEGEDEENAVNGVGAFLENRK, encoded by the coding sequence ATGATCAAGAAACCTGTTACGATTCGAACGAATATGGACATGGCGTCACGTCCCATCGCCCATCTCGTTCAGGAGGCGAGCCAGTACAAAAGCAGCGTGTATATCGAGATGGAGAACACGAAGATCAACGCCAAGAGTATGATGGGCATGATGAGTCTGCCGCTCCTGAAAGGGACCAGCCTGACGGTAGTCGCGGAGGGAGAAGATGAAGAAAACGCAGTAAACGGCGTGGGAGCTTTTCTGGAAAACAGGAAATAA
- a CDS encoding type II toxin-antitoxin system RelB/DinJ family antitoxin: MANTSAVYARIDKELKENAEGILSKLGISPSSAIQMLYSQIVLRRGIPFELRLPSEKPVAVGGMTHEQLDAELMKGVESLKSGKTYTVEEIDHSNLL, from the coding sequence ATGGCAAATACATCTGCAGTTTATGCGCGTATTGATAAAGAACTAAAAGAAAATGCGGAAGGAATTCTATCGAAACTTGGAATTTCGCCGTCCAGTGCGATCCAAATGCTTTATAGTCAGATTGTGCTGAGAAGGGGGATTCCCTTTGAGCTGCGTCTTCCGAGCGAAAAGCCAGTGGCTGTTGGAGGCATGACTCATGAGCAATTAGATGCGGAGCTTATGAAAGGTGTGGAATCTCTGAAATCCGGTAAGACATATACGGTGGAAGAGATAGATCATTCGAATCTTTTATAG
- a CDS encoding helix-turn-helix transcriptional regulator, translating to MNESTYTLINKHHISSSTIDKLHKNEPLNTTTLNDLCRILDCDIQEICRYIPNDTDQSI from the coding sequence ATGAACGAGTCAACATATACATTAATCAACAAGCACCATATCTCCAGTTCTACGATAGATAAGCTGCATAAGAACGAACCATTGAATACTACAACGCTGAATGATCTCTGCCGTATTCTGGATTGTGATATTCAGGAGATTTGCAGATATATTCCAAATGATACAGATCAGTCAATATAA
- a CDS encoding sodium-dependent transporter, whose amino-acid sequence MEKREKFSSRLGFILISAGCAIGLGNVWRFPYITGAYGGGTFVLMYLFFLLILGLPIVVMEFAVGRGSQKSSAMSFNVLEPKGSKWHIFRYFTMAGNFLLMMFYTTIAGWMLAYFFKMLTGTFEGADTKQVELIYDQLTSNRNEMLFWMILICVIALLICSLGLEKGVEKITKWMMTSLFLILLILVIRAVTLPGAGAGLEFYLKPDLGKIQEAGVSEAVFAAMGQSFFTLSVGAGSLAIFGSYIGKERSLAGEAVSITLLDTCVAVMAGLIIFPACFAFGVNPGQGPGLVFVTLPNVFREMAGGRLWGSLFFLFMTFAALSTVIAVFQNIIQYALDLWGWELKKSVLVNGILLILLSVPCVLGLTDWSGFTVAGKNIMDLEDFIVSNNLLPLGSVVYLLFCVSRYGWGWDNFIQEANAGKGLKFPVCKAVRFYLTFILPLIILGIFIQGYWSMIVG is encoded by the coding sequence ATGGAAAAGAGAGAGAAATTTTCATCCCGTCTGGGATTCATCCTGATCTCCGCAGGCTGCGCCATCGGACTGGGAAATGTATGGCGCTTCCCCTATATCACAGGGGCTTACGGAGGGGGCACCTTCGTGCTGATGTATCTGTTCTTCCTGCTGATCCTGGGACTTCCCATCGTGGTGATGGAGTTCGCTGTGGGAAGAGGAAGCCAGAAGAGTTCGGCCATGTCCTTCAACGTGCTGGAGCCAAAGGGAAGCAAGTGGCATATCTTCCGGTACTTTACCATGGCAGGCAACTTCCTGCTGATGATGTTCTATACCACCATCGCGGGCTGGATGCTGGCATACTTCTTCAAGATGCTTACCGGCACCTTCGAGGGAGCGGACACCAAACAGGTGGAACTGATCTACGATCAGCTTACATCCAACCGCAATGAAATGTTGTTCTGGATGATCCTGATCTGTGTCATCGCCCTTCTGATCTGTTCCCTGGGCCTGGAGAAAGGTGTGGAGAAGATCACCAAATGGATGATGACCAGTCTCTTCCTGATCCTTTTGATCCTGGTGATCCGGGCGGTAACCCTTCCGGGAGCAGGTGCAGGACTGGAGTTCTATCTGAAGCCGGATCTTGGGAAGATCCAGGAGGCGGGAGTCTCTGAGGCGGTGTTTGCCGCCATGGGTCAGTCCTTCTTCACCTTAAGCGTGGGCGCCGGGTCCCTTGCCATCTTTGGAAGCTATATCGGCAAGGAGCGGAGCCTTGCAGGGGAGGCGGTGAGCATCACCCTTCTGGATACCTGTGTGGCGGTGATGGCTGGACTTATCATCTTCCCGGCCTGCTTTGCCTTCGGCGTGAATCCGGGACAGGGACCGGGACTTGTATTTGTCACCCTTCCCAATGTATTCCGGGAGATGGCTGGGGGACGGCTGTGGGGAAGCCTGTTCTTCCTCTTTATGACCTTCGCCGCCCTGTCCACGGTGATCGCCGTATTCCAGAACATTATCCAGTATGCGCTGGATCTGTGGGGATGGGAGCTGAAAAAATCGGTGCTGGTGAACGGCATCCTTCTGATCCTGCTGAGCGTGCCCTGCGTACTGGGCCTGACCGACTGGTCCGGATTTACCGTTGCAGGCAAGAACATCATGGACCTGGAAGACTTTATCGTGAGCAACAACCTTCTTCCGCTGGGATCTGTGGTATACCTTCTGTTCTGCGTAAGCCGGTACGGCTGGGGATGGGACAACTTCATCCAGGAAGCCAATGCGGGAAAAGGGCTGAAGTTCCCGGTCTGCAAAGCGGTCCGGTTCTACCTGACGTTCATCCTTCCGCTGATCATCCTGGGGATTTTCATCCAGGGATACTGGAGTATGATCGTAGGATAA
- the whiA gene encoding DNA-binding protein WhiA, with protein sequence MSFSGNIKEELAQHYGRARHCQLAELSAILHMCGEFSEDSKGVCTLKFHTENLPVARKCFTLMEKTFNIKTGIVIRKNPTRGNCVFFLYWKGDELLAVKNTIVQAVCCKRAYIRGAFLAAGSMSDPRKSYHFEIVCNSEEAASYLRDMINSFDMDAKIVQRKKTSVVYLKEGEQIVDILNVMEAHVALLELENVRILKEMRNSVNRKVNCETANINKTVSAAVRQMEDIVYIRDTMGLDRLPEGLRDVALTRLEYPEAALAELGRLLKSPVGKSGVNHRLRRLSEIADQLREQ encoded by the coding sequence ATGTCATTTTCTGGAAATATAAAAGAAGAACTGGCGCAGCACTATGGCAGGGCAAGACACTGCCAGTTGGCGGAATTGTCCGCGATCCTGCATATGTGCGGGGAGTTCTCGGAGGATTCCAAAGGAGTCTGCACGTTGAAATTCCATACGGAAAATCTTCCGGTTGCAAGAAAATGCTTTACATTAATGGAAAAAACATTTAATATAAAGACTGGTATCGTTATTCGAAAGAATCCGACCCGGGGGAACTGTGTTTTCTTCCTGTACTGGAAGGGGGATGAGCTCCTGGCGGTAAAGAATACGATCGTGCAGGCAGTGTGCTGCAAGAGGGCCTATATACGCGGCGCCTTTCTGGCAGCGGGTTCCATGAGTGATCCCAGGAAGTCCTATCATTTTGAGATTGTGTGCAATTCGGAAGAAGCCGCAAGTTACTTGAGAGATATGATCAACAGCTTTGATATGGATGCCAAGATCGTGCAGCGTAAGAAGACGTCTGTTGTGTATCTGAAAGAAGGAGAGCAGATCGTCGACATTTTAAATGTCATGGAAGCTCATGTGGCATTGCTGGAGTTAGAGAATGTCCGGATTCTGAAGGAGATGCGGAATTCGGTCAACCGCAAAGTGAACTGCGAGACGGCAAATATCAACAAGACCGTTTCCGCTGCCGTCCGGCAGATGGAAGATATCGTCTATATCAGAGATACCATGGGTCTTGACCGTTTGCCGGAGGGATTAAGAGACGTTGCCCTTACACGTCTCGAATATCCGGAGGCTGCGCTGGCGGAGCTGGGCCGGCTTTTGAAATCGCCGGTAGGCAAGTCCGGGGTCAACCACAGACTGCGCAGACTGAGTGAAATAGCGGATCAGTTAAGGGAGCAGTAA